From Actinopolyspora lacussalsi, a single genomic window includes:
- a CDS encoding AcrR family transcriptional regulator (product_source=COG1309; cath_funfam=1.10.10.60; cog=COG1309; pfam=PF00440; superfamily=46689,48498): MPQQRRAQLTRHAIVVAAAEEFDRTGYDATPLSAILRRGGITKGAFYFHFASKEELALALVESQARRWPRVRGDWLRRELDPLSIAVGMLNEAARLLEHDVVLRAGTGLARHRIAEGEDIDSEPDWEALLLDLLRRASAGGMLRPGVDPEAVARVAYAGLVGARVLGPGAGPGTAVRMEETWRITLQGAASPEWLSNRKAR, translated from the coding sequence ATGCCTCAGCAACGTCGTGCCCAACTGACTCGTCACGCGATCGTGGTCGCGGCAGCCGAGGAGTTCGACAGAACGGGTTATGACGCCACCCCGTTGAGCGCGATCCTGCGTCGCGGCGGAATCACCAAGGGGGCGTTCTACTTCCACTTCGCCTCCAAGGAGGAGCTGGCCCTGGCGCTCGTCGAATCGCAGGCGCGGCGCTGGCCCAGAGTGCGTGGCGACTGGCTGCGGCGCGAGCTCGACCCGCTGTCGATCGCGGTGGGGATGCTCAACGAGGCGGCGCGGCTGCTCGAGCACGACGTCGTGCTCCGCGCCGGGACGGGGCTCGCTCGGCACCGGATCGCCGAGGGCGAGGACATCGACTCCGAGCCGGACTGGGAAGCTCTGCTGCTCGATCTGCTCCGCAGGGCCTCGGCGGGCGGGATGCTGCGGCCCGGAGTGGATCCGGAGGCGGTCGCCCGCGTCGCCTACGCCGGGCTGGTCGGTGCGCGGGTGCTCGGTCCCGGGGCGGGGCCGGGGACTGCCGTGCGTATGGAGGAGACCTGGCGGATCACCTTGCAGGGGGCCGCCAGTCCCGAGTGGTTGAGCAACCGGAAGGCTCGCTGA
- a CDS encoding hypothetical protein (product_source=Hypo-rule applied; superfamily=47473) yields MDGSLDVRKFLALQDRASPRSAAAAVPAQRDGDTGGLSPEQLHRARLAVARGARNHEDCRMLLAMLGLTDDNEESARED; encoded by the coding sequence ATGGACGGGTCACTCGACGTACGCAAGTTCCTGGCGTTGCAGGACAGAGCTTCCCCCAGGTCCGCGGCCGCCGCGGTTCCGGCGCAGCGCGACGGAGACACCGGCGGGCTCTCTCCCGAGCAGCTGCACCGGGCGCGTCTCGCGGTCGCACGTGGCGCGCGGAATCATGAGGACTGCCGGATGCTGCTGGCGATGCTCGGACTCACCGACGACAACGAGGAGTCCGCGCGGGAGGACTGA
- a CDS encoding copper ion binding protein (product_source=TIGR00003; cath_funfam=3.30.70.100; cog=COG2608; pfam=PF00403; superfamily=55008; tigrfam=TIGR00003), whose amino-acid sequence MSTQTFKVAGMTCQHCVASVQEELGELPEVTNVEVSLDSGDVTVTSENGISKEAADAAVQEAGYTVAEWSRT is encoded by the coding sequence ATGTCCACGCAAACCTTCAAGGTCGCCGGAATGACCTGCCAGCACTGCGTCGCCTCGGTCCAGGAGGAGCTGGGGGAGCTGCCCGAGGTGACGAACGTCGAGGTCTCCCTGGACAGCGGGGACGTGACCGTCACCTCGGAGAACGGGATCAGCAAGGAGGCCGCCGACGCCGCCGTGCAGGAGGCCGGCTACACCGTGGCCGAGTGGTCCCGGACCTAA
- a CDS encoding hypothetical protein (product_source=Hypo-rule applied; smart=SM01258; superfamily=47598) translates to MVLGRAKSGRRQRTDDAEQRPAESDQELDSYLAALSPDADPETTGTGRSFGGSEVHQLRLPLMANERLKELAAEQGTSPSALARDWVLQHLQEIPEEPPRPAESPRPEWPSGEEQRPAHARPEEETDDVRDPGLYGGELYGTEYGDEGFPTEFQDGPPDEYPTTAFSEGPKHGGGDGNTSETETEITIPHGQYRYY, encoded by the coding sequence GTGGTGCTAGGACGGGCGAAGAGCGGACGCAGGCAACGTACGGACGACGCGGAACAGCGGCCGGCCGAGTCGGACCAGGAGCTGGACTCCTACCTGGCGGCGCTCTCACCGGACGCGGATCCGGAGACGACCGGGACCGGACGCAGCTTCGGCGGCTCCGAGGTGCATCAGCTGCGGCTGCCGCTGATGGCCAACGAACGGCTCAAGGAGCTGGCGGCCGAGCAGGGCACGTCGCCGAGCGCGCTGGCGCGGGACTGGGTGCTGCAACACCTGCAGGAGATCCCGGAGGAACCGCCGCGGCCCGCGGAATCACCTCGGCCGGAGTGGCCGAGCGGCGAGGAGCAGCGGCCCGCGCACGCACGCCCCGAGGAGGAGACCGACGACGTGCGGGACCCGGGACTCTACGGGGGTGAGCTGTACGGCACCGAGTACGGCGACGAGGGCTTTCCCACCGAGTTCCAGGACGGCCCGCCGGACGAGTACCCCACCACGGCCTTCTCCGAAGGCCCGAAGCACGGTGGCGGGGACGGCAACACCTCGGAAACCGAGACCGAGATCACCATCCCGCACGGGCAGTACCGCTACTACTGA
- a CDS encoding hypothetical protein (product_source=Hypo-rule applied), producing MSISRLWDELPGISSELAAADRAAVDAWHAGGGDGDSESSDGEEAWLADEADGASEETDAEDEYPVLLRLAALGSSFAARADRMSARQRERLLGLLEEVLVSGAEDEQNAVATGFLEALVSAYDYRDFDLAAVWHELGEESRHYIKLWNTQTRAAVPYWMTLRAPPEPQPAGAAVALLRESCDRLANADDRLLDTSTETRSAEPDYDLQHRVENMAAEFVRDFREIDRSSRAKVFEALEKVVLGAPEDDVTAIAERFVPALVTGCRLGVFHPMLILSGLGAHTAHYFNKVNEEMEWELE from the coding sequence ATGTCGATTTCGCGGCTGTGGGACGAACTGCCCGGTATCAGTTCCGAGCTGGCCGCCGCGGACAGGGCGGCCGTGGACGCCTGGCACGCGGGTGGAGGGGATGGTGATTCGGAGAGCTCTGACGGGGAGGAGGCCTGGCTCGCGGATGAGGCGGACGGTGCTTCGGAGGAGACCGACGCGGAGGACGAATACCCGGTGCTGTTGCGGCTGGCCGCGTTGGGGTCCTCGTTCGCCGCTCGGGCGGACCGGATGAGCGCCCGGCAGCGGGAGCGGTTGCTCGGACTCCTGGAGGAGGTGCTCGTTTCCGGCGCCGAAGACGAGCAGAATGCTGTGGCCACCGGCTTCCTCGAAGCCCTTGTCAGTGCCTACGATTACCGTGACTTCGACCTGGCGGCCGTCTGGCACGAGCTCGGCGAGGAGTCGCGGCACTACATCAAGCTCTGGAACACGCAAACGAGAGCGGCGGTCCCCTACTGGATGACGTTACGGGCTCCTCCCGAGCCACAACCCGCGGGTGCCGCCGTGGCGCTGCTGCGGGAATCCTGCGATCGCCTGGCGAACGCCGACGACCGACTGCTGGACACGTCAACGGAAACGAGGAGCGCCGAACCCGACTACGACCTGCAGCACCGGGTCGAGAACATGGCCGCCGAGTTCGTCCGCGACTTCCGCGAGATCGACCGATCGAGCCGGGCGAAGGTCTTCGAAGCGTTGGAGAAAGTCGTCCTCGGCGCTCCGGAAGACGACGTCACGGCCATCGCGGAGCGGTTCGTTCCCGCGCTCGTCACGGGCTGCCGGCTGGGAGTTTTCCACCCCATGCTGATCCTGAGTGGACTGGGGGCGCACACGGCTCACTACTTCAACAAAGTCAATGAAGAAATGGAATGGGAGCTGGAGTGA
- a CDS encoding dihydrofolate reductase (product_source=COG0262; cath_funfam=3.40.430.10; cog=COG0262; pfam=PF01872; superfamily=53597), whose product MRQLTYFVAATIDGFIAGPDGSDPSGPDGFFVAEGGHMEAIFADYPDIVPAPVRTALNTHPANKVFDTVLEGRGSYEVGLRAGVTNAYPHLRHYVFSRTMPQAPDPGVAIVSTDPVETVRELKREDGKRIWLCGGARLAATLRSEIDELIVKLHPVVAGAGIPLFDGEFSPQRFTLSETQRYDSGVLHLTYRKR is encoded by the coding sequence TTGCGTCAGCTGACCTATTTCGTGGCAGCAACGATCGACGGGTTCATCGCCGGCCCGGACGGATCGGATCCGTCGGGCCCGGACGGTTTCTTCGTGGCCGAGGGCGGCCACATGGAGGCGATCTTCGCCGACTACCCGGACATCGTCCCGGCACCGGTACGCACCGCCCTGAACACGCATCCCGCGAACAAGGTGTTCGACACCGTCCTCGAAGGACGCGGCTCCTACGAGGTAGGGCTGCGAGCCGGAGTCACGAATGCCTATCCACACCTGCGGCACTACGTCTTCTCCCGCACCATGCCCCAAGCTCCCGATCCGGGCGTGGCGATCGTCTCGACCGACCCGGTCGAGACGGTCCGCGAACTCAAACGCGAGGACGGGAAGAGGATCTGGCTGTGCGGTGGAGCGCGACTCGCCGCCACCCTGCGTTCGGAAATCGACGAACTGATCGTGAAGCTCCACCCCGTGGTGGCCGGGGCGGGGATTCCCCTGTTCGACGGTGAGTTCTCCCCGCAGCGATTCACGCTGTCGGAAACGCAACGCTACGACAGCGGCGTGCTGCACCTGACGTATCGGAAACGATAG
- a CDS encoding fatty acid desaturase (product_source=COG3239; cog=COG3239; pfam=PF00487; transmembrane_helix_parts=Inside_1_35,TMhelix_36_58,Outside_59_61,TMhelix_62_81,Inside_82_155,TMhelix_156_178,Outside_179_202,TMhelix_203_225,Inside_226_342): MTASPAHSSDDKLGSDFAKLARSAKRAGLLQRRYTYYAVRITVNVLLLAAGAVAFVLLGDSWWQLFTAAFLAVMFTQSAFIGHDAGHRQILNSRRGNNLVGQAHSAITGISYEWWVGKHNRHHANPNHEEEDPDIEIAALAFSHEQSQTKRGLFRYVAKYQAFLFFPMLLVEAVMLRVRSVQAVLRREIDSVKLEAGLLTAHILGYLVAVFLVLSPGKAVVFIVVHQGLMGVYLGCSFAPNHKGMPVLEEGEKLDYLRKQVLTSRNVIGGRGVDFLLGGLNYQIEHHLFPGMPRPNLRRAQPLIREFCIQRGISYSQCGLLHSYAEVLRHLHAVGAPLRHSR; encoded by the coding sequence ATGACCGCATCCCCAGCACACTCTTCGGACGACAAGCTCGGCAGCGACTTCGCGAAACTGGCCCGGTCGGCCAAACGTGCCGGGCTGCTCCAACGGCGCTACACCTACTACGCGGTGCGTATCACGGTCAACGTCCTGTTGCTCGCCGCGGGAGCCGTCGCGTTCGTGCTCCTCGGCGACTCCTGGTGGCAGTTGTTCACCGCCGCGTTCCTCGCCGTGATGTTCACCCAGTCCGCGTTCATCGGTCACGACGCCGGACACCGGCAGATCCTCAACAGTCGGCGTGGTAACAATCTCGTCGGGCAGGCGCACAGCGCCATCACCGGGATCAGCTACGAGTGGTGGGTCGGCAAGCACAACCGGCACCACGCCAACCCCAACCACGAGGAGGAAGACCCCGACATCGAGATCGCCGCGCTCGCGTTCAGCCACGAGCAGTCCCAAACCAAGCGCGGACTGTTCCGGTACGTGGCCAAGTACCAGGCGTTCCTGTTCTTTCCGATGCTGCTGGTCGAGGCGGTGATGCTGCGTGTCCGCAGCGTCCAGGCCGTACTGCGACGCGAGATCGATTCCGTCAAGCTGGAAGCGGGGCTGCTCACCGCCCACATACTCGGATACCTGGTCGCGGTGTTCCTCGTGCTCTCCCCGGGCAAAGCGGTGGTGTTCATCGTCGTGCACCAGGGGCTGATGGGCGTGTACCTGGGATGTTCCTTCGCTCCCAATCACAAGGGCATGCCCGTCCTGGAGGAGGGCGAAAAGCTGGACTACCTGCGCAAACAGGTGCTCACCTCCCGCAACGTGATCGGAGGACGCGGGGTGGACTTCCTGCTCGGGGGCCTGAACTACCAGATCGAACACCATCTGTTCCCCGGTATGCCGCGTCCCAACCTGCGCCGCGCCCAACCGCTCATCCGCGAGTTCTGCATCCAACGAGGCATCTCCTACAGCCAGTGCGGCCTGCTGCACTCCTACGCCGAGGTCCTGCGCCACCTGCACGCCGTCGGCGCACCACTTCGACACTCCCGCTGA
- a CDS encoding alkylation response protein AidB-like acyl-CoA dehydrogenase (product_source=COG1960; cath_funfam=1.10.540.10,1.20.140.10,2.40.110.10; cog=COG1960; pfam=PF00441,PF02770,PF02771; superfamily=47203,56645) produces the protein MVDYRLNDEHEQLRLAARSFAQKEVAPVIGEHYEREEFPYSIVAGMGRMGLFGLPVPEEYGGMGGDYLALCVVLEELARVDSSVAVTLEAGVSLGVMPIYRFGDQRQREQWLPRLASGEILGAFGLTEPGGGSDAGATRTTAELQGSEWVINGSKAFITNSGTDITGLITVTAVTGTKPDGRNEISTIIVPAGTPGLTVAPKYSKVGWNASDTHELAFDDCRVPAENLLGERGRGYAQFLATLTEGRVAIAALGVGLAQGCVDECLRYVEERSAFGRRIGENQAIQFKLADMELRTHTARLAYYDAAARMLRGEPYQKQAAIAKLASSNAAMDNSRDATQIFGGYGFMNESPVGRFYRDAKILEIGEGTSEVQRMLIARELGLPAE, from the coding sequence ATGGTGGACTATCGACTCAACGACGAGCACGAACAGCTGCGGCTGGCCGCGCGCTCCTTCGCCCAGAAGGAAGTGGCACCGGTCATCGGTGAGCACTACGAACGCGAGGAGTTCCCCTACTCCATCGTGGCCGGTATGGGGCGGATGGGGCTGTTCGGGCTGCCCGTGCCCGAGGAGTACGGCGGCATGGGCGGCGACTACCTCGCGCTGTGCGTCGTGCTGGAGGAACTGGCCCGCGTGGACTCCTCGGTGGCGGTGACCCTGGAAGCCGGGGTCTCGCTCGGGGTGATGCCGATCTACCGGTTCGGCGACCAGCGGCAGCGGGAGCAATGGCTGCCCAGGCTGGCCTCCGGCGAGATCCTCGGTGCGTTCGGCCTCACCGAACCGGGCGGCGGTTCCGACGCGGGGGCCACCCGCACCACCGCCGAGCTGCAGGGGTCGGAATGGGTGATCAACGGTTCCAAGGCGTTCATCACCAACTCGGGGACCGACATAACCGGACTCATCACCGTCACCGCCGTCACCGGCACCAAACCCGACGGCCGCAACGAGATCTCCACCATCATCGTGCCCGCCGGAACGCCGGGACTGACCGTGGCGCCCAAGTACTCCAAAGTGGGCTGGAACGCCTCGGACACCCACGAGCTCGCGTTCGACGACTGCCGGGTCCCGGCGGAGAACTTGCTGGGGGAGCGCGGTCGCGGCTACGCGCAGTTCCTGGCCACGCTGACCGAGGGGCGCGTCGCCATCGCCGCGCTCGGCGTGGGGCTGGCGCAGGGCTGCGTGGACGAGTGCCTGCGCTACGTCGAGGAGCGCAGCGCCTTCGGCCGCAGGATCGGTGAGAACCAGGCGATCCAGTTCAAGCTCGCCGACATGGAGCTGCGCACCCACACCGCCAGGCTGGCCTACTACGACGCCGCCGCCCGGATGCTGCGCGGCGAGCCGTACCAGAAGCAGGCGGCGATCGCGAAGCTCGCCTCGTCCAACGCGGCGATGGACAACTCCCGCGACGCCACCCAGATCTTCGGCGGGTACGGCTTCATGAACGAGAGCCCGGTCGGCCGGTTCTACCGGGACGCCAAGATCCTGGAGATCGGGGAGGGAACCAGCGAGGTGCAGCGGATGCTGATCGCGCGGGAGCTCGGGCTGCCCGCCGAGTGA
- a CDS encoding acetyl-CoA/propionyl-CoA carboxylase biotin carboxyl carrier protein (product_source=KO:K11263; cath_funfam=2.40.50.100,3.30.470.20; cog=COG4770; ko=KO:K11263; pfam=PF00289,PF00364,PF02785,PF02786; smart=SM00878; superfamily=51230,51735,56059) has product MADNQPSPTRRAVNSQAATPQAATPQAGTNQQPATNQQAASPPVRPGRPESDSSGVRRFDTVLVANRGEIAVRVIRTLRELGIRAVAVHSDADTTARHVAEADAAVRIGPRAAAESYLNIDRVIEAAVSCGAQAVHPGYGFLSESAAFAAACAEAGLVFIGPSASAIESMGDKISAKRTVAEAGVPLVPGSAEEGATDEGLRRAALETGLPVLFKPSAGGGGKGMRLVHHEHELDQAITAARRESRAAFGDDTMFVERFVTRPRHIEVQILGDSHGHVVHLGERECSLQRRHQKIIEEAPSPLLDAGTRARIGGAAVDAAKAVGYVGAGTVEFIVSADRPDEFFFMEMNTRLQVEHPVTELVTVLPERSGTRPAEDGAGIDLVAWQVRVAEGEPFPYEQHELGMTGHAVEARVYAEDPARGFLPTGGEILHLREPGGTGVRVDSGIATGSVVGSDYDPMLAKVITHASNRSEALRRLDGALAGTSLLGPVSNLVFLRALLNRPEVRSGELDTGLVDRELANLVGTEGTRERPPEDVLIAAAAALLLAKETAAESGDPWDTLAGWRLGGPGWMNWRFAVDGDRTTVWIRGGSGAAEVVVDPGGELSPRHRLRADRNGRVLTVTLDDRTRSYDHVVHEGTVHLAAGGAYWALTEHTLLADAARDTGASDGAVVSPMPGTVLVSNVEPEQRVASGQPLFVVEAMKMEHTVVSPVDGTVTEVRVTAGQTVDLEQSLAVVTADEDTSRGE; this is encoded by the coding sequence ATGGCCGACAACCAGCCGTCACCAACCCGGCGGGCAGTGAACTCACAGGCAGCGACCCCACAGGCAGCGACCCCACAGGCAGGGACGAACCAGCAGCCGGCGACGAACCAGCAGGCAGCGAGCCCACCGGTACGACCCGGGCGGCCGGAGAGCGACTCGTCGGGGGTGCGGCGCTTCGACACCGTGCTGGTCGCCAACCGAGGCGAGATCGCGGTGCGCGTCATCCGCACCCTGCGCGAACTGGGCATCCGCGCGGTCGCGGTCCACAGCGACGCCGACACCACCGCCCGGCACGTCGCCGAGGCCGACGCCGCCGTGCGCATCGGCCCACGTGCGGCGGCAGAAAGCTACCTGAACATCGACCGTGTCATCGAAGCCGCCGTCTCCTGCGGTGCCCAGGCCGTTCACCCCGGCTACGGGTTCCTGTCCGAGAGCGCGGCCTTCGCCGCCGCCTGCGCCGAGGCGGGGCTGGTGTTCATCGGCCCCTCGGCGAGCGCCATCGAGTCCATGGGCGACAAGATCAGCGCCAAGCGCACGGTCGCCGAGGCCGGTGTTCCGCTGGTGCCGGGCAGCGCCGAAGAAGGGGCCACGGACGAGGGGCTCCGCCGCGCGGCGCTGGAGACCGGGCTGCCGGTGCTGTTCAAACCCTCGGCCGGGGGCGGCGGCAAGGGGATGCGGCTGGTGCACCACGAGCACGAGCTCGACCAGGCCATCACCGCGGCCCGCCGGGAGTCCCGCGCCGCCTTCGGCGACGACACCATGTTCGTGGAGCGGTTCGTGACGCGCCCGCGCCACATCGAGGTGCAGATCCTGGGCGATTCCCACGGCCACGTGGTGCACCTCGGCGAGCGGGAGTGCAGCCTGCAGCGCCGCCACCAGAAGATCATCGAGGAGGCCCCCTCCCCGCTGCTGGACGCCGGGACAAGAGCGCGCATCGGCGGCGCGGCAGTGGACGCCGCCAAAGCGGTCGGATACGTGGGCGCCGGCACGGTGGAGTTCATCGTCTCGGCCGACCGCCCGGACGAGTTCTTCTTCATGGAGATGAACACCCGGCTGCAGGTGGAGCACCCGGTAACCGAACTGGTCACCGTGCTGCCCGAGCGCTCCGGAACCCGACCGGCCGAGGACGGGGCGGGAATCGACCTGGTGGCGTGGCAGGTCCGCGTCGCCGAGGGCGAGCCGTTCCCCTACGAGCAGCACGAGCTGGGCATGACTGGGCACGCCGTCGAGGCCCGCGTCTACGCCGAGGACCCGGCACGCGGCTTCCTGCCCACAGGTGGCGAGATCCTGCACCTCCGCGAACCGGGCGGCACCGGTGTCCGGGTGGACTCCGGCATCGCCACGGGCAGCGTTGTCGGCTCCGACTACGACCCGATGCTGGCCAAGGTGATAACCCACGCCTCGAACAGGTCCGAGGCGCTGCGCCGACTCGACGGCGCGCTGGCCGGGACCTCGCTGCTGGGGCCGGTCAGCAACCTGGTCTTCCTGCGCGCCCTGCTGAATCGGCCCGAGGTGCGCTCCGGCGAGCTGGACACCGGGCTGGTCGACCGGGAGCTGGCGAACCTCGTCGGCACCGAAGGGACGCGCGAGCGCCCACCGGAAGACGTGCTGATCGCCGCCGCCGCGGCGCTGCTGCTGGCCAAGGAGACCGCTGCCGAGTCCGGCGATCCCTGGGACACGCTGGCCGGTTGGCGGCTCGGCGGGCCGGGTTGGATGAACTGGCGGTTCGCGGTGGACGGTGACCGCACCACGGTGTGGATCCGGGGTGGTTCCGGCGCGGCCGAGGTGGTGGTCGACCCCGGCGGGGAGCTCTCGCCCCGCCACCGGCTGCGCGCCGACCGCAACGGGCGGGTCCTCACGGTCACGTTGGACGACCGAACCCGCAGCTACGACCACGTGGTGCACGAGGGCACCGTGCACCTGGCCGCCGGCGGTGCCTACTGGGCGCTGACCGAGCACACCCTGCTGGCCGACGCGGCCCGCGACACCGGCGCCTCCGACGGCGCGGTGGTCAGCCCGATGCCGGGAACCGTGCTGGTCAGCAACGTCGAGCCGGAGCAGCGGGTGGCGAGCGGGCAGCCGCTGTTCGTGGTCGAGGCGATGAAGATGGAGCACACCGTCGTTTCCCCGGTCGACGGCACCGTCACCGAGGTGCGCGTCACGGCTGGACAGACCGTCGATCTGGAACAGTCGCTCGCGGTGGTGACCGCGGACGAGGACACCTCGCGCGGGGAGTGA
- a CDS encoding 3-methylcrotonyl-CoA carboxylase beta subunit (product_source=KO:K01969; cath_funfam=3.90.226.10; cog=COG4799; ko=KO:K01969; pfam=PF01039; superfamily=52096), whose protein sequence is MDAPVLSTNVDPAAESYERYASEHTALVADLNTRLEQVRAGGPEKTRRRHVERGKLLPRDRVETLLDRGSPLLELSPMAAHGLYDDEAPAAGIITGIGRISGRECVIVANDATVKGGTYYPITVKKHLRAQEVALHNNLPCVYLVDSGGAFLPKQDEVFPDREHFGRIFYNQATMSARGIPQIAAVLGSCTAGGAYVPAMSDEAVIVREQGTIFLGGPPLVKAATGAEVTAEELGGGRLHAQTSGVTDHLAADDADALRMVRSIVSTLPPAPERPWRVAEVEAPAADPEQLYGVVPTDSRTPYDVREVIARVVDGSRFSEFKAEYGTTLVTGFARIHGHPVGIVANNGILFGESALKGAHFVQLCDRRRIPLVFLQNISGFMVGKEYEAGGIAKHGAKMVTAVACARVPKLTVVIGGSFGAGNYSMCGRAYSPRFLWMWPNARISVMGGEQAASVLATVRRDQFEERGEHWSAADEEEFKQPVREQYEQQGHPYYSTARLWDDGVIDPKQTRDVLGLSLSVAANAPLEQVDNGVFRM, encoded by the coding sequence ATGGATGCACCGGTGCTGTCCACCAACGTGGACCCCGCGGCCGAGTCCTACGAGCGTTACGCCTCGGAACACACCGCACTCGTGGCTGACCTCAACACCCGCCTCGAACAGGTCCGGGCGGGCGGTCCGGAGAAGACCAGGCGCCGTCACGTCGAACGCGGCAAACTGCTGCCGCGCGACCGGGTGGAAACGCTGCTGGACCGCGGTTCCCCGTTGCTGGAGCTGTCCCCGATGGCCGCCCACGGGCTCTACGACGACGAGGCTCCCGCGGCGGGAATCATCACCGGCATCGGAAGGATATCCGGCCGGGAATGCGTGATCGTCGCCAACGACGCCACGGTCAAGGGCGGTACCTACTACCCGATCACCGTCAAGAAGCACCTGCGTGCCCAGGAAGTGGCACTGCACAACAACCTGCCCTGCGTCTACCTGGTCGACTCCGGCGGTGCCTTCCTGCCGAAGCAGGACGAGGTCTTCCCGGACCGGGAGCACTTCGGCCGGATCTTCTACAACCAGGCGACTATGTCCGCACGCGGCATCCCCCAGATCGCTGCGGTGCTCGGCTCCTGCACCGCCGGTGGCGCCTATGTTCCCGCCATGAGCGACGAGGCCGTGATCGTCCGTGAGCAGGGGACCATCTTCCTGGGCGGTCCCCCGCTGGTGAAGGCCGCGACCGGTGCCGAGGTGACCGCCGAGGAGCTCGGCGGCGGCAGGCTGCACGCCCAGACCTCCGGCGTCACCGACCACCTCGCGGCCGACGACGCCGACGCGCTGCGCATGGTGCGCTCCATCGTCAGCACTCTGCCGCCCGCGCCCGAGCGGCCGTGGCGGGTCGCCGAGGTGGAGGCACCCGCCGCCGATCCCGAGCAGCTCTACGGCGTGGTGCCCACCGACAGCCGCACCCCGTACGACGTGCGCGAGGTCATCGCCCGCGTGGTCGACGGCAGCAGGTTCTCGGAGTTCAAGGCCGAGTACGGCACAACGCTGGTGACCGGCTTCGCCCGGATCCACGGTCACCCCGTGGGGATCGTGGCCAACAACGGCATCCTGTTCGGCGAGTCGGCACTCAAGGGCGCCCACTTCGTGCAGCTCTGCGACCGGCGCCGGATACCGCTGGTCTTCCTGCAGAACATCTCGGGGTTCATGGTGGGCAAGGAGTACGAGGCCGGTGGTATCGCCAAGCACGGCGCCAAGATGGTCACCGCCGTTGCCTGCGCCCGCGTCCCCAAGCTGACCGTGGTCATCGGGGGTTCGTTCGGTGCGGGCAACTATTCCATGTGCGGCCGGGCCTACTCCCCGCGGTTCCTGTGGATGTGGCCGAACGCCCGGATCTCGGTGATGGGCGGCGAGCAGGCCGCCTCGGTGCTGGCCACCGTCCGTCGCGACCAGTTCGAGGAACGCGGCGAGCACTGGTCGGCGGCCGACGAGGAGGAGTTCAAGCAGCCGGTGCGGGAGCAGTACGAGCAGCAGGGGCACCCCTACTACTCCACGGCCAGGCTGTGGGACGACGGTGTGATCGACCCGAAGCAGACCAGGGACGTGCTCGGGCTTTCGCTGTCGGTGGCGGCGAACGCGCCGCTGGAGCAGGTGGACAACGGCGTGTTCCGCATGTGA